In Mytilus trossulus isolate FHL-02 chromosome 6, PNRI_Mtr1.1.1.hap1, whole genome shotgun sequence, a single window of DNA contains:
- the LOC134721737 gene encoding uncharacterized protein LOC134721737, with product MSRWYDGSYARPSTPETKTKYSVRWFTRQLTSDSNPQAPIFCNSDSGSGSCGNIKHLIRAVANGAEIHVNKVNGKQAGALEFSNIAYDKAETKVAGTHLWHVSQSIVGNHI from the exons ATGTCTCGGTGGTATGATGGATCTTATGCACGACCGTCAACACCAGAAACGAAAACTAAATACAGTGTCAGATGGTTTACAAG ACAATTAACCTCAGACTCAAATCCACAAGCTCCCATTTTCTGCAACTCAGACAGTGGATCAGGAAGCTGTGGCAATATAAAACATCTAATAAGAGCTGTCGCTAACGGAGCAGAAATTCACGTTAACAAGGTAAATGGTAAACAAGCAGGAGCtcttgaattttcaaatatagcaTACGATAAAGCTGAAACGAAAGTAGCTGGAACCCATTTGTGGCATGTTAGTCAGTCAATTGTCGGAAATCATATATAA